The following proteins come from a genomic window of Peptoniphilus equinus:
- a CDS encoding FtsK/SpoIIIE family DNA translocase — protein sequence MKITKKSKKLKHKTAPKGLVGVLMLAFGLLSFMSLFNTKMGLVGNFFYKFFTVLAGSGNVLLPVSIMLLGVLYLIPKYNQDLIKYAALFAGMILCVLVYLDGTKSVDLTLVDRIRLSVEYLDIATSGGVIGSIVGFFMYKLFGSLGTYFIVGLIFFICLFLLFSINMDSLKNFTYSVKDRSRDFGVRLREKKTQIQVKREAVKAQKSLDRETEKVKVKPVKNVLIRDYSEDQPDLSDMDTTASVEKCDIDMRPKHLFEADNGDADEGVVAHFSSPRDALSGTDHVESEDTAAIANSIRNNYPNTEETAQASAINPTVQRAFEQTYKKTVYKKPPLELLERSEVTEGDSNDIVRSKARIIEETMHTFNIDCRIVAINKGPVVTLYELQPGPGVKLSKIVALTDNLTMALAASDIRIEAPIPGKAAVGIEVPNKNKDSVSIRDILSSNEFKKIPSDVPLALGKDISGHTIISSIEKMPHLLIAGATGSGKSVCINTIITSILYKSSPDDVKLMLIDPKIVELSVYNRVPHLLIPVVTDPKKAAFALSWAVTEMERRYGLFAEMGVRDLKSYNNKMKGEGELAVPKIVIVVDEFADLMMVAQKEVEDYVTRLAQKARAAGIYLILATQRPSVDVITGTIKANIPSRIAFAVSSQIDSRTILDMAGAEKLLGKGDMLFYPSFYSKPLRVQGAFISDDEVERVVDFIAANSTYNEALKEKIVQEIQDKKEVVSDRDDLFADAIKYILTDDQASISFLQRKLKVGYSRAARIVDQLEESGIIGPHEGSKPRKLLMSKEEIETMIGEKIE from the coding sequence TTGAAAATAACGAAAAAATCTAAAAAATTGAAACACAAAACAGCACCGAAAGGATTAGTTGGCGTACTCATGTTGGCTTTTGGTCTCTTAAGTTTCATGAGTTTGTTTAACACTAAAATGGGACTTGTAGGAAATTTTTTCTATAAGTTTTTTACTGTGCTTGCAGGTAGCGGCAATGTCTTGCTGCCTGTGAGTATTATGCTTCTTGGCGTGCTGTATCTCATTCCGAAATACAATCAAGACTTGATTAAATATGCCGCGCTCTTTGCCGGCATGATTCTTTGCGTATTGGTGTATTTGGACGGCACCAAGAGTGTAGATCTCACTTTGGTGGACAGGATTCGTCTTTCTGTAGAATATCTGGACATCGCCACATCCGGCGGCGTTATCGGCTCCATTGTGGGCTTTTTTATGTACAAGCTGTTCGGATCACTTGGAACATATTTTATTGTAGGTCTTATTTTCTTTATTTGTCTCTTTCTGCTCTTCAGTATCAATATGGACTCTCTGAAGAACTTTACCTACTCGGTCAAAGACCGTTCCAGGGATTTTGGCGTTCGTCTTCGTGAAAAAAAGACACAAATCCAGGTCAAGCGAGAAGCTGTTAAGGCTCAGAAATCGCTTGATAGGGAAACGGAAAAAGTCAAGGTAAAGCCGGTAAAGAATGTATTGATTCGCGATTACAGCGAGGACCAACCGGACCTATCTGATATGGATACTACAGCCTCAGTGGAAAAATGTGATATTGATATGCGTCCCAAGCATCTCTTCGAGGCGGATAATGGTGACGCGGATGAAGGCGTGGTGGCACATTTTTCATCTCCAAGGGATGCATTGTCAGGTACAGACCATGTGGAGTCTGAAGACACTGCAGCGATAGCTAATTCGATAAGGAACAATTATCCAAATACAGAAGAGACTGCACAGGCATCCGCCATCAATCCGACTGTACAGAGAGCTTTTGAGCAGACCTATAAGAAAACTGTCTATAAAAAACCGCCGCTTGAACTGCTTGAACGCTCCGAAGTTACAGAAGGAGACTCTAATGATATTGTGCGGTCTAAAGCGCGAATTATTGAAGAGACCATGCATACATTCAATATTGACTGTCGTATAGTTGCCATTAACAAAGGTCCTGTTGTGACTTTATACGAACTGCAACCCGGACCCGGAGTGAAGCTCAGTAAGATTGTAGCTTTAACTGACAACTTAACCATGGCCTTAGCTGCATCCGATATTCGTATCGAGGCGCCGATACCCGGAAAAGCTGCGGTGGGGATTGAAGTGCCGAATAAAAACAAGGATTCGGTGTCTATTCGTGATATCCTAAGTTCGAACGAATTTAAAAAAATCCCGTCTGATGTACCCCTTGCTTTAGGTAAGGATATCTCCGGGCATACGATTATTTCATCTATTGAAAAAATGCCCCACCTACTTATTGCAGGGGCAACAGGTTCCGGGAAGTCGGTGTGTATTAACACCATTATCACAAGTATTCTTTATAAAAGTTCACCGGATGATGTGAAACTGATGCTGATTGACCCTAAGATTGTCGAGTTAAGTGTCTATAATCGTGTGCCGCATTTGCTCATACCTGTAGTGACAGACCCTAAAAAAGCGGCGTTTGCACTTAGCTGGGCTGTGACAGAAATGGAACGCCGATACGGCCTCTTTGCCGAAATGGGTGTGCGCGATTTAAAATCCTACAATAACAAGATGAAGGGAGAAGGAGAGCTTGCTGTCCCTAAAATTGTGATTGTCGTGGATGAATTTGCCGACTTAATGATGGTGGCGCAAAAAGAAGTAGAAGATTATGTCACTCGCTTAGCACAAAAAGCTCGAGCTGCAGGCATCTATTTAATCCTGGCTACGCAGCGTCCGTCGGTGGATGTCATCACCGGAACCATCAAGGCCAATATTCCGTCACGTATTGCATTTGCCGTGTCATCTCAAATTGACTCGCGGACTATTTTAGATATGGCAGGCGCTGAGAAACTTTTAGGTAAAGGGGATATGCTCTTCTATCCAAGTTTTTATTCAAAGCCGTTACGGGTTCAAGGCGCCTTTATCAGTGACGACGAAGTGGAACGCGTGGTGGATTTTATTGCGGCAAACAGCACCTATAACGAAGCTTTAAAAGAGAAGATTGTACAGGAAATACAAGATAAAAAGGAAGTTGTTTCGGATAGAGATGACTTGTTTGCAGATGCTATTAAATATATTTTAACGGATGACCAAGCTTCCATTTCCTTCTTACAGCGGAAGTTAAAGGTGGGATATTCTCGAGCTGCACGTATTGTCGATCAGTTGGAAGAATCCGGGATCATCGGACCTCATGAAGGTTCTAAACCTCGGAAGTTACTTATGAGCAAAGAAGAAATCGAAACAATGATAGGAGAAAAGATTGAATAA